CACTTTCGTTACGCGAATTTCAGGATGGCGCAATGAGCAGGCACCTATGAGCAGTTTTACTTTCGCATTTATCGGCCTGGGTGCAAATCTGCCATCCGCCGAGGGCAGCGCGAGTGAGGCGCTGATCACGGCAGCAGGCATTGTGCACGCTGAACCGGATATTTCAATCGTTGCCTTCAGCAGGCTTTGGAGAACTCCGGCTTTTCCTGCCGGCTCGGGCCCGGATTTCGCAAATGCGGTTGCAAAACTGCAGACAAATCTTCCGCCCGAGACCCTGCTGGACAGATTGCACAAGATAGAGGCAGATTTCGGCCGGGACCGCAGCACCGGACGCTGGTCGGCACGGGTGCTGGATCTGGACCTGCTGGCAATGGATGACCTGGTGCTGCCCGACCCCGACCTTCAGCAGCACTGGCGCGAGCTTGCACCGGATCGCCAGCGTGTCGAGACCCCCGACGAACTTCTCTTGCCGCATCCGCGCATTCAGGACCGCGCTTTCGTGCTGGCACCCTGGGCTGAAATCGCCCCGAACTGGCGCCATCCGCTGTTGAGGCAAAGCGTGGCACAGATGTTGGCGGCGCTGGGACCGGATGCATTGACCGGCATGACGCCGATGTCCGGCCACAATATCCGTGCTTTTCCTTGACAATTGCCGCGCATGCGATCAGTAATCCGATTTCGCCCCGGATTTCCGATTCGCAACTGCACAGGTGAGATATGGCCCGCGTAACGGTTGAAGACTGCGTCGACAAGGTTCCCAACCGCTTTGATCTGGTGATGCTGGCCTCGCATCGCGCCAGAGAGATCACCGCTGGCAGCGCGCCTACGGTGGATCGCGACAATGACAAGAACCCGGTTGTCGCGCTGCGCGAAATCGCTGACGAAACCCAGCCGGTCGACGATCTGCGCGAACGGATGATCGAATCCAGCCAGACCCAGATCGAGGTCGATGAACCCGAAGAAGACGCAATGGCATTGCTGTTGGGTGCAGAGAACGACCGCCCGAAACCCGCCGACGAAGAGTCGGAGGAGCGTATGCTGCGCATGATGCTGGAAGCCAGCCAGCGCTAAGCAGAGACAGACAAAGAGGTTTTCGGCAGAATATGATCGACGTCGAAGACCTCATTGCGCTTATTCGCAACTATAACCCCCACTGCGACGCCGGGCTGATACGCGATGCCTATGCCTATGGCATGCAGATGCATGAGGGGCAGTTCCGCCATTCCGGCGAACCCTATTTCACCCATCCGATCGCCGTTGCCGCCATTCTGACCGAAATGCGGCTGGATGATGCGACCATCGTCACCGCATTGCTGCATGACACGGTCGAGGACACGCGCTCGACCAAGGAAGACGTCGGGGCACGTTTCGGGGCCGAAATTGCCGATCTGGTCGATGGCGTCACCAAGCTGACCAATCTGGAACTGTCTTCCACCCAGTCCAAACAGGCCGAGAACTTCCGCAAGCTGTTCATGGCCATGTCGCGTGATCTGCGGGTCATCCTGGTCAAGCTGGCCGACCGCCTGCACAACATGCGCACGATCCGCTCGATGCGGCCTGACAAACAGGTCAAGAAGGCTCGCGAGACCATGGACATCTATGCCCCCCTTGCCGGGCGCATGGGGATGCAATGGATGCGCGAGGAGCTGGAGGATCTGGCCTTCAAGGTCATCAATCCCGAAGCGCGCAATTCGATTATCCGTCGTTTTGTCAGCCTGCAAAAGGATTCCGGCGATATCATCGGCCAGATTACCGCCGATATCCGGGTCGAACTTGAAAAGGAAAACATTGACGCCGATGTTTTCGGTCGCGCCAAGAAGCCTTTTTCCGTGTGGCGGAAAATGCAGGAAAAGCAGCTGGCATTTTCGAGACTGTCCGACATTTATGGTTTCCGGATTATCACCCGCAGCGAAATGGATTGCTATCGGGCGCTGGGGGTGATTCACCATCGCTGGCGCGCTGTGCCGGGGCGATTCAAGGATTATATCAGCCAACCGAAATCGAATGGCTATCGCTCGATTCACACCACGGTTTCAGGGCGGGACGGAAAACGGGTCGAGGTGCAGATCCGCACCCGCCAGATGCATGAGGTCGCCGAGGCCGGCGTTGCCGCCCATTGGGCCTATCGCGATGGCGTGCGTGCCGCGAACCCCTTTGCCGTAGACCCGGCCAATTGGATCGACACGCTGGCCTCGCGCTTCGAGGGCGAGGATCACAATGAATTCCTCGAGCATGTCAAACTCGAGATGTATCAGGATCAGGTCTTCTGCTTCACGCCCAAGGGCGATGTGATGCAATTGCCCAAGGGCGCGACCCCGATCGATTTCGCCTATGCGATTCATACAAGGCTGGGAAACAGCTGCGTGGGCGCCAAGGTCGACGGCATCCGTGTGCCGCTGTGGACCCGCCTGAAGAACGGGCAATCGGTCGAGGTCATCTCGGCCTCGGGGCAGCGCCCGCAGGCGACATGGCTGGATATCGTCGTGACCGGACGCGCCAAGGCCGCGATCCGCAGGTCGCTGCGCGAGGAAGACCGCGACCGCTTCATCCGTCTGGGCCGCGAGTTGGTGCGCGTCAGCTTTGAACATGTCGGGCGCAAACCCACCGACACGGCGCTGCGCACGGCGGCCAAGCAGATGGGGCTGACCAGCGCGGACGAGCTGCTGGCCCGCATCGGCAGCGCCGAGAACTCCGCCAAGGAGGTTCTGGCCGCGCTGTATCCCGAACTGGCCGATCATCAGGATGAGGTCGACAGCGACCGCCCCTTTGCCGGGTTGGCTGCCGATGCCGAATTCCAGCGCGCGCCCTGCTGCAATCCGCTGCCGGGCGAGCGGATCGTCGGCATCACCTATCGCGGGCGCGGCGTGGTCATTCACGCCATCGACTGCCCGGTTCTGGCCGAATTCGAGGACAGCCCGGACCGCTGGGTCGATCTGCACTGGCGCGAGGGGCGTCATCCGGCCGCCTATTCGACCCTGCTCAGTCTGACGATCCGACATGATGCCGGTGTCCTTGGGCGCATCTGTGGGTTGATCGGAACGCAGGGTGCGAATATCTCGAACCTGGAATTCATTGATCGAAAGCCGGATTTCTACCGGATCGAGATCGAGGTCGAGTTGCGGGACCATGAACATCTGCACAATCTGCTGACCGCGCTGGAGGCGGACAGCGATGTCGCGCAGATCGCAAGGATCCGGGACCCGGCGCTGAAGCCTTAAGGTCGCCGCGACCCGGCACTGGTCGCTCAATATCGGGTGAAGTCTTGTTCAAGCGCCGAAAGCCTCGCAGTTACGGCCAGTTGGCCAGCGACATGATCTATCCGCGTGGCGGATGGCGGCGGGCGGGCACCTATGTCCTGCATCGGCTGCGCCGTCTTCCCGATCACCCCCATCGCATCGGGCGCGGCGTGGCAGCGGGCGTCTTCGTGTCGTTCACGCCGCTGTTCGGGCTGCATTTCCTCTCTGCCGCCGGATGCGCCTGGATCATCGGTGGCAATCTGCTGGCGGCACTGCTGGCAACCTTCATCGGCAATCCGATCACCTTTCCCTTCATCGCCATGCTGGCCGTAAGCATCGGACGATATATCCTTGGATTGAAGGGGGACCTTTCTCCGCATCGCATCCTTGGCGAATTCGGACATGCCGGCGCCGAGATCGGGCACAACATCCGGTCGATATTTGGGCCTGAACGCGCCCATTGGGGGCAACTGGCAGAGTTTTTCACGCAGATCTATTGGCCCTATGTCGTCGGCGGCGTGATCAGCGGGCTTGTGGCCAGCGTGGCGGCCCATTACCTGACCGTTCCGGTCATCCGCGCCTATCATCGCCGCCGCACCAAGATCATGGCCGAGCGGATCGCACGGGTGGGCAACATGCAGCCAAGGCCCCCCGCGCCGCCATCCGATTCCCCCTCTGCGCCCGGATCGTCGGACAAGGGGCGTGGAACTCAGTAACCTTTTTCGCGATCAACCAGATGCAGGATCGGCCGCCCCGACATCGCCCGGCGCAGGTTCTCGGCCACCACAGCAGCAGCCGATTCCGATCGGGTTGCCGCGGCGATATGAGGCGTCACGGTCACGCCGGGCGCTGCCCACAGCGGATCGGCGGGGTCCAGAGGTTCGGCCCGGAACACATCCAGCACCGCATGGCCCAAATGCCCACGCGCCAATGCCTCGCACAATGCAACCTCGTCAATCAATGTCCCGCGCCCGGCATTGATGATCCATGCCCCCTGCGGCAGCATGGCCAGATGTTCTGCATCCAGCAGGTCGCGTGTTTCCGGCGTATCGGGCAACAGGCAGATCAGGATTTCGGCCCGAGCCAGGGCCTGCGCCAGCTCGTCGCGGCCAAACATCCTGACACCCTCGACAGCACGCCCCGAGGCGCTGTAACCGTTCAGATCGAAGCCGATCGGCTTCAGCATCGCGGCCACGGCCTGCCCCAGCGCACCCATGCCCAGAATCGTCACCGCCCGTGAACTGGCCAACGGCGGCATCTCGGTTGAACGCCAGACACCGTCCTGTCGATAGCGATCCATCTGCAGATGGGCGCGCATGGTCCAGCCGGTGCAGAATTCGGCCATGCCCTGCGCCAACCCCGGATCGACCATTCGGGCCAGAGGCTGTGTCAGTGTGGGATTGGAAATGATCCGCTCGACCCCGGCCCAGAGACTTTGCACCAGTCGGGCATTCACATAGGGCGACAGATCCTCGATCTCGCCGCCCGCAGAATAGATGATGGCATCGAACTGTGCCGGATCGCCCTCTTCCAGAAGCTCCATCTCGGGACAGGCAGCGGTCAGCGGCGCGTGCCACTCGGCCCTTATGTCGTCTGGAGCGGCGAACAGAACCTTCATCAACTTACCTCATTCGGTGGACATGTGCGGATTGCACCATGCCAAACCCCATCAGCAGAATCATCATGGCGGTGCCGCCATAGCTGACCAGCGGCAGGGGCGAGCCAACCACCGGCAACAACCCCATGACCATGCCCATATTGATGGCGAAGTAAACAAAGAATGTCCCACTGATTCCGATGGTTAGCAAGGAACCGAAACGGTCGCGATTGCTCAGGGCCGAATAGAGGCAGAAACCGATGATCAGCGTATAGAGCGCCAGCAAGGAAATCGCCCCGACAAAGCCGAATTCCTCGGCCAGAACCGTAAAGATGAAATCGGTGTGCTTCTCGGGCAGAAAGTTCAGCCGCGACTGCGTGCCCTGCATGAAGCCCCGGCCCGACCAGCCGCCCGAACCCAATGCAATCTGTGCCTGGGTGATATTGTAGCCCGCCCCCAATGGATCGACCGAGGGATCCAGAAAGGTGTCGATGCGGCGATACTGGTAATCCTTCAGCAACTGCCAATCGGTTCCCCGGCTTTCCAGCACGGCGACAACCATCCCCACGACAACGCCAATCACCGCGCCGAAATACCATAGCGAGACCCCTGCCGCGAACATGACAATCCCGCCACCGGCCATCAGCATGAGCGAGGTTCCCAGGTCAGGCTGCTTCAGGACCAGGGCCGTGGGCAGCAGGATCAGCGCCACCGGGATCAGCACCCACAGCGGTCGAGACACCCGTTGCAGCGGCAACCAGTCGTAGTAGGCAGCCAGAACCAGAACCAGCGCGATCTTCATCAATTCCGAGGGCTGCAAACGGAATGGCCCGAAATCGATCCAGCGCTGCGCGCCCATGCCGATATCCCCGATCAGTTCCACCGCGACCAGCAACAGCAGACAGATCACATAGGAAATGGTCGAGACTCCGCGCCAGAACCACATCGGCACGAAGGCCAGGGCGAACATCGCCGTCATTCCGATGGCGAAACGATACATCTGCGGCTTGGCCCAGGTTTCGGCATCGCCCCCCGCGACGGAATACAGCATCAGAAAGCCGATGCAGGCAACCGCGCTGATCAGCAGTACCAGGGGCCAGTTCAGAAACAGCGCCTTGCGAAACCCTGTTGGCGCGGGGGCAACATTGTAATCAAGATAGGACATGCCGGGCTCCGCTTGCGATCATGCCCGTGTCCGTCCCGGCTTGGGGGGATCGGGCGTATACAGATGCATGGCGTTGTGCCGCGCCTCCATGGCTCCGCGTTGATCCGATGGCACGGCATCCAGCGGCGGCAGGCCTCCAGCCAGCGCGAACAGCATGATGTCCCGGGCGATCGGGGCGGCAGCCGTCGAACCGCCGCCGCCATGTTCCACCACGACCGAGACCGCATAGCGCGGCGCGTCAAAGGGCGCATAACAGACGAACAGCCCGTGGTCGCGACGGTTCCAGGGCAACTGGTCGTTGGAAATCACGCCGCGCGCACGTTCGGCCGCAGTGATGTTCCGGACCTGACTGGTGCCGGTCTTGCCGGCCATACGCCATTCCTCCGGCAGGATACGGGCACGGCGTGCGGTGCCGCGCGGGCTGTTCATCACCGCATCCATTCCGGCGCGGGCCAGACGCAGGCTCGATTCGTCCAGTCCCAGCGATTCGGGTTCGGGCAGAGGTTCGGGCACGCCGTCGATCGCCCGCACCAGCCGCGGCTTCACGGCCATCCCCGAGGCCACTCGCGCCGTCATCACCGCCAGTTGCAGCGGCGAGGCCAGCACGAAACCCTGCCCGATCGAGGCATTCAGACTGTCGCCGATCTGCCAGTCCTGATCATAGCGCCTGCGCTTCCAGTCGCGATCCGGTGCCAGACCGGTGGCCACCGCAGACATCGGCAGATCATGATGCACACCTATGCCAAGCCGACGCGCCATTGCCGCGATCCGATCGATGCCGACGCGCTGTGCCAGTTCGTAATAATAGACGTCACAACTTTGTTGCAGGCTCTGCACGGCATCGAGGGAACCATGTCCGCCCCGCCGCCAGCAATGGAAGCGCCGGCCGCCCACCTCGACATGACCGGGGCAATAGAACCGTGTCCCGCCATTGATGACCCCGGAATCGAGCCCGGCCAGCAGTGTCACCAGCTTGAAGGTCGAACCGGGAGGATAAAGCCCCTGCACGGTCTTGTCCGCCAATGGCCGGTGATCGTGACTGGTCAGCGCCCGGTAATCGGCCGAAGAAATCCCGCGCACGAACTTGTTGGGATCGAACGTCGGCGAGGAACAGATGCTCAGCAGATCACCGGTCTGGGTGTCCATGACTACAGCAGCGGCACTTTCCACCCCCAGGCGTTGGGCGGCATAGTTCTGCAGGCTGGCATCGATGGTCATCTGGACAGTCGCGCCCTGCTCACCCTCTTGCCGGCTCAACTCGCGCATTTCGCGACCCGCGCTGTTCACCTCGACCCGGCGGGCGCCGGCCTTGCCGCGCAGGATCGGCTCCAGCTTTGCTTCCAGCCCGACCTTGCCCAGCTGGAACTCGGGCAGCATCAGCACCGGATCGGGGTTTTCGATCTTGGACAGGTCATAATCGGACACCGGCCCGACATAGCCCATGACATGGGCGAAATCACCGGCGCGCGGATAGACACGCGACAGCCCCGCCTCGGGCGTGACGCCCCGCAGCGCGGGCGCATTGACCGCAATCGAGCCGAATTGCTCCCAGGTCAGGCGGTCCGCCAGGACGATGGTCGTGATCGCACTGCGTTTGGAAAATTCTTCCAAAAGCTCGGCCATGCGCTGATCGCTGATCGGAATCAGCCTGGACAGCTGCCGCAGCACCGGTTCGACATCGCCCCCGGCCTCTTCCCGGGTCAGGGTGACGCGGTAATTCTGTTCATTTCCGGCAATCAGCAGGCCATTGCGATCATGGATCAGCCCGCGCGCCGGCGGCAACAGGCGGATCTTGATCGAATTGCCGTCGGCCAGCAGCCGGTATTCCTCGGCATGTTCCAACTGCATGGACCGCAGCCGCAGGGCCAACGTGCCCACGACCCCCAGTTGGATCGCCCCCAGCATCAGCCCGCGCCGTCCAATGCCGCGTGTTCCGTCCTGCGCCTCACGCTGTGATTTCTTCATCACCTGTATCTCATCATTTCGGCGTCGGACGCGCTGATCCGGCGCAGCCCCACTGTCCACCGGGCAACGAACACGACCACGGGATAGGCGGCAAGCGTCGCAAGATATTGCAGGAGCACCTGTCCCAGGGCCGGAGGCGACAGAAGGAACAGGAACATCACCGCGCGATAGGCCAGCATCATTACCCCAATCAGGATCGCGACCCGCAGCCATTCAATCATGAACGCCTGCTCGCGCCAACGGTGTTCACGCAAGCGTGCAGCCTCGGTCGCGATCAGCACCAGCGCGGTCCACAGCCCAAGCGGGCGCAGCAGAAAGATATCCTCGACCAGAAAGGCCGCCACGATGACCGGCGCCGCAAGCTGGTCCGGGCGGCGCAGCACCCAGGCAAAGACCAGGCAGACCGCAATATCCGGCCCCGGCCAGCCGACCATGCCAGAAGACAGTGGCAGCAGGCGCAGGAACAGCAACAGCGCCATGCACAGCGCGAAGACCGCGGATCCGATCAGCGCCTGCCGGCCCGGTCCCTCAATCATCAAGCCTGACCCCGGATGGCAGTTGCGGCCCAATCAGCCCCTGATCGCCGGGGGTGATGATGGCCCCGGAATCAAGAACCTGTTCGGCGGGATGGGCACGCAGGACCCGCAGGAACTTCAGACGCCCGTAATCGGCCGCCATGCGCAGGCGCATCCGCCCGTCGCTGCCCTGCACCACCTGTCCGACCAGCAGCCCCGGCGGAAAGACCCCGCCATCACCCGAGGTCACCACCCGGTCTCCGGGGCGGACATTGTCCATGCTTTCGATGAAATCCAGAACGGGCAGCGCCGTGTTGTCGCCAGTCAGCAAGGCGCGATCACCCGAGGGCTGCACGGTGACGGGAATGCGCGACGAGGGGTCGGTCAGCAGGATTACCCGGCTGGTGCGCTGGCCGACGCCCGATATCCGCCCGACCAGTCCAAGGCCATCCATCGTGGCCCAACCATCGACGATGCCGTCCTGTGCGCCGACATTGACCAGAACCGACTGGCGAAAGGCCGAACCGCTATCGACCATCACCACGCCTGTCACGCTGGTCAGCGCCGGATCGATGCGGACATTGTTCTGGGCCAGAAGTTTCGAGTTTTCCTGCTCCAGCTGCACAGCGGCCTCTTTCCAGGCCTGCATTTTCTGCAACTCGCGGCGCAGTTCCTGGTTCTGCTCGTAGATCCGCACATAGGACTGAAAGCCCGCGACCATCTGGCTGGCCTTGGTCACGGGCGCCAGCGCCCATTCAAAGCTGGGCACGAAGCGGTCGATCAGCACCATCCGCATCCGTTCGGCGCGCGGGCTGTCGATGCGCCAGAACAGGAACAGCGCGATCAGCACGATCATCATCAGCGCGATCAATACGCGCCGGATCGGACTGGCAAAATCTGGTCCCTTGCGCGCCATTCAGGGCCTCCGCGCGGACAAGATCAACTGTCGTAATCGATGACGTGCCGCAACTGCTTTTCGAATTCCAGCGCCTTGCCGGTCCCCAATGCGACACAACTCATGGGCTGGTCGGCAAGGCTGATCGACAGGCCGGTCTGCTCGCGCAGCGCCAGATCCAGCTCACCCAACATCGCTCCGCCCCCCGTCAGCATCACGCCGCGATCGACGATATCGGCAGCCAGATCCGGCGGCGTGGCCTCCAGCGCGACCATCACGGCCTCACAGATGGCCTGCACGGGCTCGGCAAGGGCTTCGGCAACCATGGCCTGACTGATTTCGATTTCCTTGGGAATGCCGTTCAACAAATCGCGACCACGCACCATGATCGTCGCGCCGCGCCCGTCATCGGGCATCCGCGCGGTGCCGATGCTTGTCTTGATCCGCTCGGCCGTGGAATCACCGATCAGCAGATTCTGGTTGCGGCGCAGATAGTTGATGATCGCCTCATCCATGCGGTCGCCGCCGATCCGCACCGAGCGCGCATAGACGACATCCCCCAGCGACAGCACGGCGACCTCGGTCGTACCACCGCCGATATCGACAACCATGCTGCCGGTCGGTTCGGTAATCGGCATCCCTGCCCCGATGGCGGCGGCAATCGGTTCGGCGATCAGGCCAGCCTTGCGCGCACCGGCGGACAGGACCGATTGACGGATGGCGCGCTTTTCAACCGGGGTCGCGCCATGGGGAACGCAGACGATGATCTTGGGCTTGGAAAAGGTCGTGCGCCGGAACACTTTCTTGATGAAATGCTTGATCATTTCTTCGGCGCTGTCGAAATCGGCGATGACGCCTTCGCGCATCGGACGAATCGCCTCGATGCTGCCGGGCGTGCGTCCCAACATCAGCTTGGCATCCTCACCCACGGCCAGAACCTGTCGTTTGCCGTCCTTGACGTGATAGGCGACCACCGAAGGTTCGTTGAGGATGATGCCCTTGCCCTTCACATAGATCAGCGTGTTCGCCGTTCCGAGGTCGATTGCGATGTCGGTCGAAAACAAACCGCCGAATGCCATGCCTGTAATCCTTTTCGCGCCGGTTTGCCCGGCCTGCCCGTTTCTTTGCACCTGGGTCGCGCCGTCATTGCGTCGCCGGCACACCTCACGGCGTTCTTCCATATAAATGGGTAAATGCAACGGGGAAAGCCCTGTCACGCGCCTATGCGCGATGTCATGCCGTCACGAAAGTGGCGCCGCGAGGGCCGCGGCGCCGAATGTTTCAGTGCGAATACATGCTGATCTGCTTGTCATCGCGGCCGATCTGGGCGCGACGCATGATCAGGTGGTTCAGCGCACCGACATAGGCCTTGACGCTGGCAAGGATGGTATCGGTATCCGACGACTGCCCGTTGACGATGCGTCCGTCCTCTTCCATCCGAACGCTGACGGTCGCCTGCGCGTCGGTGCCTTCGGTCACGGCGTGAACCTGAT
This is a stretch of genomic DNA from Paracoccus seriniphilus. It encodes these proteins:
- a CDS encoding rod shape-determining protein; the protein is MAFGGLFSTDIAIDLGTANTLIYVKGKGIILNEPSVVAYHVKDGKRQVLAVGEDAKLMLGRTPGSIEAIRPMREGVIADFDSAEEMIKHFIKKVFRRTTFSKPKIIVCVPHGATPVEKRAIRQSVLSAGARKAGLIAEPIAAAIGAGMPITEPTGSMVVDIGGGTTEVAVLSLGDVVYARSVRIGGDRMDEAIINYLRRNQNLLIGDSTAERIKTSIGTARMPDDGRGATIMVRGRDLLNGIPKEIEISQAMVAEALAEPVQAICEAVMVALEATPPDLAADIVDRGVMLTGGGAMLGELDLALREQTGLSISLADQPMSCVALGTGKALEFEKQLRHVIDYDS
- a CDS encoding 2-hydroxyacid dehydrogenase; its protein translation is MKVLFAAPDDIRAEWHAPLTAACPEMELLEEGDPAQFDAIIYSAGGEIEDLSPYVNARLVQSLWAGVERIISNPTLTQPLARMVDPGLAQGMAEFCTGWTMRAHLQMDRYRQDGVWRSTEMPPLASSRAVTILGMGALGQAVAAMLKPIGFDLNGYSASGRAVEGVRMFGRDELAQALARAEILICLLPDTPETRDLLDAEHLAMLPQGAWIINAGRGTLIDEVALCEALARGHLGHAVLDVFRAEPLDPADPLWAAPGVTVTPHIAAATRSESAAAVVAENLRRAMSGRPILHLVDREKGY
- the rodA gene encoding rod shape-determining protein RodA translates to MSYLDYNVAPAPTGFRKALFLNWPLVLLISAVACIGFLMLYSVAGGDAETWAKPQMYRFAIGMTAMFALAFVPMWFWRGVSTISYVICLLLLVAVELIGDIGMGAQRWIDFGPFRLQPSELMKIALVLVLAAYYDWLPLQRVSRPLWVLIPVALILLPTALVLKQPDLGTSLMLMAGGGIVMFAAGVSLWYFGAVIGVVVGMVVAVLESRGTDWQLLKDYQYRRIDTFLDPSVDPLGAGYNITQAQIALGSGGWSGRGFMQGTQSRLNFLPEKHTDFIFTVLAEEFGFVGAISLLALYTLIIGFCLYSALSNRDRFGSLLTIGISGTFFVYFAINMGMVMGLLPVVGSPLPLVSYGGTAMMILLMGFGMVQSAHVHRMR
- a CDS encoding rod shape-determining protein MreD, which codes for MIEGPGRQALIGSAVFALCMALLLFLRLLPLSSGMVGWPGPDIAVCLVFAWVLRRPDQLAAPVIVAAFLVEDIFLLRPLGLWTALVLIATEAARLREHRWREQAFMIEWLRVAILIGVMMLAYRAVMFLFLLSPPALGQVLLQYLATLAAYPVVVFVARWTVGLRRISASDAEMMRYR
- the mrdA gene encoding penicillin-binding protein 2; its protein translation is MKKSQREAQDGTRGIGRRGLMLGAIQLGVVGTLALRLRSMQLEHAEEYRLLADGNSIKIRLLPPARGLIHDRNGLLIAGNEQNYRVTLTREEAGGDVEPVLRQLSRLIPISDQRMAELLEEFSKRSAITTIVLADRLTWEQFGSIAVNAPALRGVTPEAGLSRVYPRAGDFAHVMGYVGPVSDYDLSKIENPDPVLMLPEFQLGKVGLEAKLEPILRGKAGARRVEVNSAGREMRELSRQEGEQGATVQMTIDASLQNYAAQRLGVESAAAVVMDTQTGDLLSICSSPTFDPNKFVRGISSADYRALTSHDHRPLADKTVQGLYPPGSTFKLVTLLAGLDSGVINGGTRFYCPGHVEVGGRRFHCWRRGGHGSLDAVQSLQQSCDVYYYELAQRVGIDRIAAMARRLGIGVHHDLPMSAVATGLAPDRDWKRRRYDQDWQIGDSLNASIGQGFVLASPLQLAVMTARVASGMAVKPRLVRAIDGVPEPLPEPESLGLDESSLRLARAGMDAVMNSPRGTARRARILPEEWRMAGKTGTSQVRNITAAERARGVISNDQLPWNRRDHGLFVCYAPFDAPRYAVSVVVEHGGGGSTAAAPIARDIMLFALAGGLPPLDAVPSDQRGAMEARHNAMHLYTPDPPKPGRTRA
- the folK gene encoding 2-amino-4-hydroxy-6-hydroxymethyldihydropteridine diphosphokinase, with the translated sequence MSSFTFAFIGLGANLPSAEGSASEALITAAGIVHAEPDISIVAFSRLWRTPAFPAGSGPDFANAVAKLQTNLPPETLLDRLHKIEADFGRDRSTGRWSARVLDLDLLAMDDLVLPDPDLQQHWRELAPDRQRVETPDELLLPHPRIQDRAFVLAPWAEIAPNWRHPLLRQSVAQMLAALGPDALTGMTPMSGHNIRAFP
- a CDS encoding DUF2062 domain-containing protein, which encodes MFKRRKPRSYGQLASDMIYPRGGWRRAGTYVLHRLRRLPDHPHRIGRGVAAGVFVSFTPLFGLHFLSAAGCAWIIGGNLLAALLATFIGNPITFPFIAMLAVSIGRYILGLKGDLSPHRILGEFGHAGAEIGHNIRSIFGPERAHWGQLAEFFTQIYWPYVVGGVISGLVASVAAHYLTVPVIRAYHRRRTKIMAERIARVGNMQPRPPAPPSDSPSAPGSSDKGRGTQ
- a CDS encoding RelA/SpoT family protein, encoding MIDVEDLIALIRNYNPHCDAGLIRDAYAYGMQMHEGQFRHSGEPYFTHPIAVAAILTEMRLDDATIVTALLHDTVEDTRSTKEDVGARFGAEIADLVDGVTKLTNLELSSTQSKQAENFRKLFMAMSRDLRVILVKLADRLHNMRTIRSMRPDKQVKKARETMDIYAPLAGRMGMQWMREELEDLAFKVINPEARNSIIRRFVSLQKDSGDIIGQITADIRVELEKENIDADVFGRAKKPFSVWRKMQEKQLAFSRLSDIYGFRIITRSEMDCYRALGVIHHRWRAVPGRFKDYISQPKSNGYRSIHTTVSGRDGKRVEVQIRTRQMHEVAEAGVAAHWAYRDGVRAANPFAVDPANWIDTLASRFEGEDHNEFLEHVKLEMYQDQVFCFTPKGDVMQLPKGATPIDFAYAIHTRLGNSCVGAKVDGIRVPLWTRLKNGQSVEVISASGQRPQATWLDIVVTGRAKAAIRRSLREEDRDRFIRLGRELVRVSFEHVGRKPTDTALRTAAKQMGLTSADELLARIGSAENSAKEVLAALYPELADHQDEVDSDRPFAGLAADAEFQRAPCCNPLPGERIVGITYRGRGVVIHAIDCPVLAEFEDSPDRWVDLHWREGRHPAAYSTLLSLTIRHDAGVLGRICGLIGTQGANISNLEFIDRKPDFYRIEIEVELRDHEHLHNLLTALEADSDVAQIARIRDPALKP
- the rpoZ gene encoding DNA-directed RNA polymerase subunit omega, whose amino-acid sequence is MARVTVEDCVDKVPNRFDLVMLASHRAREITAGSAPTVDRDNDKNPVVALREIADETQPVDDLRERMIESSQTQIEVDEPEEDAMALLLGAENDRPKPADEESEERMLRMMLEASQR
- the mreC gene encoding rod shape-determining protein MreC, which encodes MARKGPDFASPIRRVLIALMMIVLIALFLFWRIDSPRAERMRMVLIDRFVPSFEWALAPVTKASQMVAGFQSYVRIYEQNQELRRELQKMQAWKEAAVQLEQENSKLLAQNNVRIDPALTSVTGVVMVDSGSAFRQSVLVNVGAQDGIVDGWATMDGLGLVGRISGVGQRTSRVILLTDPSSRIPVTVQPSGDRALLTGDNTALPVLDFIESMDNVRPGDRVVTSGDGGVFPPGLLVGQVVQGSDGRMRLRMAADYGRLKFLRVLRAHPAEQVLDSGAIITPGDQGLIGPQLPSGVRLDD